From the genome of Mugil cephalus isolate CIBA_MC_2020 chromosome 2, CIBA_Mcephalus_1.1, whole genome shotgun sequence, one region includes:
- the LOC125003725 gene encoding myelin-oligodendrocyte glycoprotein-like isoform X3, with protein MVYSRRGGKDHPHPQMQRYKNRAELIKEDLTRGRMTLLIPTVQQSDSGHYRCFIPKFSVSFVFNIVVTKDEETTTKREDVAMTTSPGYRVMNPTVSGPVEKRNHWIILGVCICFLPVLGFIVGVLVKNRGIRI; from the exons ATGGTCTACTCCCGTCGAGGTGGGAAGGATCATCCTCATCCACAGATGCAGCGAtacaagaacagagcagagctgattaAAGAGGACCTGACCAGAGGACGGATGACTCTACTGATCCCCACAGTCCAGCAGTCTGACTCAGGACACTACAGATGCTTCATCCCAAAGTTCAgcgtcagctttgttttcaacattGTTG TGACGAAGGACGAAGAGACGAcgacaaagagagaggatgtcGCCATGACGACGTCTCCAGGATACAGAGTCATGAACCCCACTGTGTCTg gtcCTGTAGAGAAGAGAAACCACTGGATCATTCttggtgtctgtatttgtttcctccCTGTTCTTGGTTTCATCGTTGGAGTCCTGGTGAAGAACAGAGGGATTA GAATTTGA
- the LOC125003719 gene encoding selection and upkeep of intraepithelial T-cells protein 2-like isoform X1, with amino-acid sequence MDVATLFAFVVIGSLTGDEKRPIINQTQQIKVPEGSNLTLQCQTDPEINLTNFTMDWRRVDIPNVSDRMVYSRRRGTDHPHPQMQRYKNRAELIKEDLTRGRMTLLIPTVQQSDSGHFKCSIPNLSGSFVFNIVVTVTKREDVAMTTSPGYGVMNPTVSGPVEKINHWITLGACICVLLVLGFIIGVLVKNRGIRMRRQRVDKEMGMLR; translated from the exons atgGACGTAGCAACATTGTTCGCCTTTGTCGTTATTGGCTCGTTGACCGGCGACG AAAAACGTCCCATCATCAACCAGACTCAGCAGATTAAAGTACCAGAAGGATCTAATTTGACTCTACAGTGTCAAACTGATCCAGAGATCAACCTAACAAACTTCACCATGGACTGGAGGAGAGTGGACATCCCAAATGTCTCAGACCGCATGGTCTACTCCCGTCGTCGTGGGACAGATCATCCTCATCCACAGATGCAGCGAtacaagaacagagcagagctgattaAAGAGGACCTGACCAGAGGACGGATGACTCTACTGATCCCCACAGTCCAGCAGTCTGACTCAGGACACTTCAAATGCTCCATCCCAAACCTGAGCGgcagctttgttttcaacattGTCG tgacagtgacaaagagagaggatgtcGCCATGACGACGTCTCCAGGATACGGAGTCATGAACCCCACTGTGTCTg gtcCTGTAGAGAAGATAAACCACTGGATCACTCTTGGTGCCTGTATTTGTGTCCTCCTTGTTCTTGGTTTCATCATTGGAGTCCTGGTGAAGAACAGAGGGATTA GGATGCGCAGACAGAGAGTAGATAAAGAAATGGGAATGCTGAGATGA
- the LOC125003719 gene encoding uncharacterized protein LOC125003719 isoform X2, which produces MDVATLFAFVVIGSLTGDEKRPIINQTQQIKVPEGSNLTLQCQTDPEINLTNFTMDWRRVDIPNVSDRMVYSRRRGTDHPHPQMQRYKNRAELIKEDLTRGRMTLLIPTVQQSDSGHFKCSIPNLSGSFVFNIVVTKREDVAMTTSPGYGVMNPTVSGPVEKINHWITLGACICVLLVLGFIIGVLVKNRGIRMRRQRVDKEMGMLR; this is translated from the exons atgGACGTAGCAACATTGTTCGCCTTTGTCGTTATTGGCTCGTTGACCGGCGACG AAAAACGTCCCATCATCAACCAGACTCAGCAGATTAAAGTACCAGAAGGATCTAATTTGACTCTACAGTGTCAAACTGATCCAGAGATCAACCTAACAAACTTCACCATGGACTGGAGGAGAGTGGACATCCCAAATGTCTCAGACCGCATGGTCTACTCCCGTCGTCGTGGGACAGATCATCCTCATCCACAGATGCAGCGAtacaagaacagagcagagctgattaAAGAGGACCTGACCAGAGGACGGATGACTCTACTGATCCCCACAGTCCAGCAGTCTGACTCAGGACACTTCAAATGCTCCATCCCAAACCTGAGCGgcagctttgttttcaacattGTCG tgacaaagagagaggatgtcGCCATGACGACGTCTCCAGGATACGGAGTCATGAACCCCACTGTGTCTg gtcCTGTAGAGAAGATAAACCACTGGATCACTCTTGGTGCCTGTATTTGTGTCCTCCTTGTTCTTGGTTTCATCATTGGAGTCCTGGTGAAGAACAGAGGGATTA GGATGCGCAGACAGAGAGTAGATAAAGAAATGGGAATGCTGAGATGA
- the LOC125003721 gene encoding myelin-oligodendrocyte glycoprotein-like isoform X1, whose amino-acid sequence MVATALFAFVTVLSSIEKRPIIDQTQLIKVPEGSNLTLQCQTDPEINLTNFTLDWKRVDIPNVSDRFVYSRRRGTDHPEEQIQRYKNRAELIKEDLTRGRMTLLIPTVQQSDTGHFKCFIPKLNVSFVFNINVTKREDVAMTTSPGYRVMNPTVSGPVETINHWIILGVCICVLLVLGFIIGVLVKNRRIRIYRRRINEEMGMLR is encoded by the exons ATGGTAGCAACAGCATTGTTCGCTTTCGTGACTGTTCTATCATCGATCG AAAAACGTCCCATCATCGACCAGACTCAGCTGATTAAAGTACCAGAAGGATCTAATTTGACTCTACAGTGTCAAACTGATCCAGAGATCAACCTAACAAACTTCACCTTGGACTGGAAGAGAGTGGACATCCCAAATGTCTCAGACCGCTTTGTCTACTCCCGTCGTCGTGGGACAGATCATCCTGAGGAACAGATACAGCGAtacaagaacagagcagagctgattaAAGAGGACCTGACCAGAGGACGGATGACTCTACTGATCCCCACAGTccagcagtctgacacaggaCACTTCAAATGCTTCATCCCAAAGCTGAacgtcagctttgttttcaacattAATG tgacaaagagagaggatgtcGCCATGACGACGTCTCCAGGATACAGAGTCATGAACCCCACTGTGTCTg gtcCTGTAGAGACGATAAACCACTGGATCATTCttggtgtctgtatttgtgtccTCCTTGTTCTTGGTTTCATCATTGGAGTCCTGGTGAAGAACAGAAGGATTA GGATTTACAGACGgagaataaatgaagaaatgggaatGCTGAGATGA
- the LOC125003721 gene encoding myelin-oligodendrocyte glycoprotein-like isoform X3 gives MVATALFAFVTVLSSIEKRPIIDQTQLIKVPEGSNLTLQCQTDPEINLTNFTLDWKRVDIPNVSDRFVYSRRRGTDHPEEQIQRYKNRAELIKEDLTRGRMTLLIPTVQQSDTGHFKCFIPKLNVSFVFNINVTKREDVAMTTSPGYRVMNPTVSGPVEKRSYWIILGVCICFLLVLGFIIGVL, from the exons ATGGTAGCAACAGCATTGTTCGCTTTCGTGACTGTTCTATCATCGATCG AAAAACGTCCCATCATCGACCAGACTCAGCTGATTAAAGTACCAGAAGGATCTAATTTGACTCTACAGTGTCAAACTGATCCAGAGATCAACCTAACAAACTTCACCTTGGACTGGAAGAGAGTGGACATCCCAAATGTCTCAGACCGCTTTGTCTACTCCCGTCGTCGTGGGACAGATCATCCTGAGGAACAGATACAGCGAtacaagaacagagcagagctgattaAAGAGGACCTGACCAGAGGACGGATGACTCTACTGATCCCCACAGTccagcagtctgacacaggaCACTTCAAATGCTTCATCCCAAAGCTGAacgtcagctttgttttcaacattAATG tgacaaagagagaggatgtcGCCATGACGACGTCTCCAGGATACAGAGTCATGAACCCCACTGTGTCTg gtcCTGTAGAGAAGAGAAGCTACTGGATCATTCttggtgtctgtatttgtttcctccttgttcttgGTTTCATCATTGGAGTCCTGTGA
- the LOC125003721 gene encoding myelin-oligodendrocyte glycoprotein-like isoform X2: MVATALFAFVTVLSSIEKRPIIDQTQLIKVPEGSNLTLQCQTDPEINLTNFTLDWKRVDIPNVSDRFVYSRRRGTDHPEEQIQRYKNRAELIKEDLTRGRMTLLIPTVQQSDTGHFKCFIPKLNVSFVFNINVTKREDVAMTTSPGYRVMNPTVSGPVETINHWIILGVCICVLLVLGFIIGVLVKNRRIRIYRRRIGEEMGMLR; encoded by the exons ATGGTAGCAACAGCATTGTTCGCTTTCGTGACTGTTCTATCATCGATCG AAAAACGTCCCATCATCGACCAGACTCAGCTGATTAAAGTACCAGAAGGATCTAATTTGACTCTACAGTGTCAAACTGATCCAGAGATCAACCTAACAAACTTCACCTTGGACTGGAAGAGAGTGGACATCCCAAATGTCTCAGACCGCTTTGTCTACTCCCGTCGTCGTGGGACAGATCATCCTGAGGAACAGATACAGCGAtacaagaacagagcagagctgattaAAGAGGACCTGACCAGAGGACGGATGACTCTACTGATCCCCACAGTccagcagtctgacacaggaCACTTCAAATGCTTCATCCCAAAGCTGAacgtcagctttgttttcaacattAATG tgacaaagagagaggatgtcGCCATGACGACGTCTCCAGGATACAGAGTCATGAACCCCACTGTGTCTg gtcCTGTAGAGACGATAAACCACTGGATCATTCttggtgtctgtatttgtgtccTCCTTGTTCTTGGTTTCATCATTGGAGTCCTGGTGAAGAACAGAAGGATTA GGATTTACAGACGGAGAATAGGTGAAGAAATGGGAATGCTGAGATGA
- the LOC125003712 gene encoding myelin-oligodendrocyte glycoprotein-like, with protein MAATTLLGFVTVASLIEKRPIINQTQLIEEPEGSNLTLQCQTDPEINLTNFTLDWKRVDIPHVSDRMVYSRRRGTDHPVKQMQRYKNRAELIKEDLTRGRMTLLIPTVQQSDTGRFKCFISNLSVSFVFNIVVTKDQEMTTKREDVAMTTSPGYRVMNPTVSGPVEEIIPWITLGVCICFLLVLGFIISVLVKNRGIRIYRWRIDEEMGMLRRGEDEGDKDRDKDEDVTTVNVVMNLQQGQL; from the exons atggCAGCGACAACATTGCTCGGTTTCGTGACTGTTGCATCGTTGATCG AAAAACGTCCCATCATCAACCAGACTCAGCTGATTGAAGAACCAGAAGGATCTAATTTGACTCTACAGTGTCAAACTGATCCAGAGATCAACCTAACAAACTTCACCTTGGACTGGAAGAGAGTGGACATCCCACATGTCTCAGACCGCATGGTCTACTCCCGTCGACGTGGGACAGATCATCCTGTGAAACAGATGCAGCGAtacaagaacagagcagagctgattaAAGAGGACCTGACCAGAGGACGGATGACTCTACTGATCCCCACAGTCCAGCAGTCTGACACGGGACGCTTCAAATGCTTCATCTCAAACCTGAgcgtcagctttgttttcaacattGTCG TGACGAAGGATCAAGAGATGAcgacaaagagagaggatgtcGCCATGACGACGTCTCCAGGATACAGAGTCATGAACCCCACTGTGTCTG gtcCTGTAGAGGAGATAATCCCCTGGATCACTCttggtgtctgtatttgtttcctccttgttcttgGTTTCATCATTAGTGTCCTGGTGAAGAACAGAGGGATTA GGATTTACAGATGGAGAATAGATGAAGAAATGGGAAtgctgaggagaggagaagatgaaggagacaaggacagagacaaagacgaggACGTCACCACAGTGAACGTGGTCATGAACCTCCAGCAGGGTCAGCTGTGA
- the cdc6 gene encoding cell division control protein 6 homolog, whose amino-acid sequence MEAESDAIWRKFVLRRRRAARGTDGEDTRQDKTGHTALVPEDSELFNTRDVTMPSTRSKGHAQPVLQFPRRKSCRVSSRSKELEKSTDADLQPPIRIRIAPLSPRRPVDPPTALSPRRLPALTSPLSPRRPPHPPSSPSLQTRIPLSPRKRTGDDNGCNVLGGGAAAALLGSPPKQSKPSPLASPRRLGFDENSPVPARRRLVPSSPSSKSTPAPQSPGKKPPVARLFAEKSRFLGVKQALHTAVPERLLSREDERASIRSFLEDKVLQCVPGSLYISGAPGTGKTACLNCVLQEMKAELSSVQTVVVNCMSLRSSHAIFPLLADKLRASGGQSGLQRLLTSKGPPVLLVLDEMDQLDSKAQDVLYTIFEWPYLDGSRLCLIGIANALDLTDRILPRLQARPHCRPLLLHFPPYSRQELAAIVQDRLTQASAEGILDASAVQFCARKVSAVSGDARKALDICRRAVEIVESDERKKAADTKGEAKASRVSLPQVARVLSEVYGDRMASQGGASDGESFPLQQKLLVCCLLLLSRNGKSKEVVLGKLHEVYTRLCAQRQVSGVGQGECLSLCSLLESRGIFSLKKAKEARLTKVFLKIEEKDVENALKDRTLLGSILAAGLPS is encoded by the exons ATGGAGGCGGAGTCAGACGCGATTTGGCGCAAGTTTGTGTTGAGAAGGAGACGAGCTGCGAGAGGGACAGACGGAGAGGACACAAGACAGGACAAGACAGGACACACGGCTCTGGTTCCAGAAGATTCTGAACTTTTTAACACAAG AGACGTCACGATGCCCAGCACTCGCTCCAAGGGCCACGCTCAGCCCGTGCTGCAGTTCCCCCGGCGTAAATCCTGCAGAGTCTCCTCTCGCTCCAAAGAGCTTGAAAAGTCGACCGACGCCGACCTCCAGCCCccgatcaggatcaggatcgcGCCGCTCTCCCCGAGGCGCCCCGTCGACCCGCCCACCGCCCTGTCGCCCAGACGCCTCCCCGCTCTgacctcccccctctcccccagacgccctcctcaccctccttcTTCTCCGAGTCTCCAAACCCGGATTCCCCTCAGCCCACGAAAGCGCACGG GCGACGACAACGGTTGTAACGTCCTCGGTGGCGGCGCCGCCGCCGCTCTGCTCGGTTCCCCTCCGAAGCAGAGCAAGCCGTCCCCCCTGGCCTCGCCCCGGAGGCTGGGCTTCGACGAGAACTCCCCGGTCCCGGCTCGCCGCCGGCTCGTCCCGTCCTCCCCCTCGTCCAAGTCGACGCCCGCCCCCCAGAGCCCGGGCAAGAAGCCGCCGGTGGCTCGGCTCTTTGCGGAAA AGTCGAGGTTCCTGGGCGTGAAGCAGGCCCTCCACACGGCCGTCCCGGAGCGCCTCCTGTCCAGGGAGGACGAGCGGGCGTCCATCCGCTCCTTCCTGGAGGACAAGGTGCTGCAGTGTGTCCCCGGCAGCCTCTACATCTCCGGAGCCCCGGGGACCGGCAAGACGGCGTGTCTCAACTGTGTGCTGCAGGAGATGAAG GCCGAGCTGTCCTCCGTCCAGACCGTGGTGGTGAACTGCATGAGTCTGCGGAGCTCCCACGCCATCTTCCCGCTCCTGGCCGACAAGCTGAGGGCGTCGGGCGGACAGAGCGGCCTCCAGAGGCTCCTCACGTCCAAGGGCCCCCCCGT GCTTCTTGTCCTGGATGAGATGGACCAGCTGGACAGTAAAGCTCAGGACGTCCTCTACACCATCTTCGAGTGGCCGTACCTGGACGGCTCCCGACTCTGTCTCATCG gcATCGCCAACGCTCTGGATCTGACCGACCGGATCCTCCCCCGGCTGCAGGCTCGCCCTCACTGTCGCCCCCTGCTGCTCCACTTCCCTCCCTACAGCCGACAGGAGCTCGCCGCCATCGTTCAGGACAGACTCACACAG GCGTCGGCTGAAGGAATCCTGGACGCCTCCGCGGTTCAGTTCTGTGCCAGGAAAGTGTCGGCCGTGTCCGGAGACGCCAGGAAAGCTCTGGATATCTGCAg GAGGGCTGTTGAGATCGTGGAATCTGATGAGAGGAAGAAAGCAGCGGATACGAAAGGTGAAGCTAAAG CGTCCCGGGTCAGCCTCCCTCAGGTGGCGCGGGTTCTCTCGGAGGTGTACGGCGACCGCATGGCGTCTCAGGGCGGCGCCTCGGACGGAGAGAGTTTCCCTCTGCAGCAGAAGCTCCTGGtctgctgcctcctgctgctCAGCCGCAACGGAAAGAGCAAAGAGGTGGTCCTGGGGAAG ctcCATGAAGTGTACACTCGTCTGTGCGCTCAGAGGCAGGTGTCTGGGGTGGGACAGGGCGAGTGTCTGTCGCTCTGCAGTCTGCTGGAGAGTcgaggcatcttcagtctgAAGAAAGCCAAAGAGGCTCGACTCACCAAG gtttttctGAAGATCGAGGAGAAAGACGTTGAAAACGCTCTGAAGGACCGGACGCTGCTGGGAAGCATCCTCGCTGCAGGACTCCCCTCCTGA